A region of the Lujinxingia litoralis genome:
GCTCCGCGAGTGAGCGCTGCGGGTGGGCGGGCACCTCAAAGGGAGATCCGAGCGGGCCGATCTGGGGCGATGCCTGGGTCATGATGCGCTCCTTTGGCGAGCAGTGGATGTGGGAAAGGCTGAGGCGCTCGGTTTTGCCACGACGCGCGCCGGGCTGTCAAAACCCCGCCGGGGAAGGAGGGGCTGGCTCAGCGGGCCTGATAGCGATCGCCGTCAAGCGCCCGGGCCAGCCCCTGTTCGACCAGGTGGATCAGGTGGGCCAGGAGGCTGCGCTCGGCCAGGGGCCAGATCTGTGGCGGCAGCTCGGGGTAGACCCCGGGGACGAGCTCGGCGGCGGTGGCCCGGGGGTGGGCGCGGAGCGCGTCGAGGACCTTGGCCTCGCGTTCAAAGCGGTGGTCGATGTAGCCGGTGAGCAGCGCGCGGGTGGCCACGATGGGCAGGCCGTGGGCCGGCCAGATGATGTCGGGATTGAAGGTCAGGAGGGTGTGCAGGCTGCGCAGGTAGTCGCCCATGTGTCCGCGGGGCGGGTTGACGATGATGGTGCCCCTGGAGGCCACCAGGTCGCCGGCAAACACGCTGCGGGTGGGGGCGTGGACGAGCGCCAGATGGCCGGGGGCGTGGCCCGGGGTGTGCCAGGCTTCGAGTTCGCCAAAGGCTCCCAGCTCCAGGCGCTGACCGTGGGTCAGGTGGGTGGCGCCCAGCGCCGGGAGGATCTCGGCGGTGCGCGGGTGCGCCAGGATCTGCAGGTGAAAGCGCTCGGCCAGCGCCCGGGCGCCCCCGACGTGGTCGGGGTGATGGTGGGTGAGCAGGATGGCGGTCGGGGTGTGGCCGCGGGCTCGGCGCGCGTCGATCAGGGCGATGAGGCGCGCCAGTTCGTCGGCGTCGTCGGGGCCGGGGTCGACGATCAAGAATCGCTCTCGGCCGATGAGGTAGGTGTTGGTGTGGGTGGCCGGGGGCAGGGTGGCGGTGCGCAGGGGCAGGGCGACGATGCCGCCGAGGTACTCGATGGCCTCGGCGGTGGGGGCCGGGTGGCCTGTCGGGCCCAGGGTCGGGTGGCCGGGTTGGCTGGCGAGCTGCGCGAGGAGGGCGGTGAGCGGGGTGGTTAAGAGGGCCAGGCCGTGGTGCCAGGCGTGCAGGGCCTGCTCCGGGGTGATCCACTGGCCCCACTCAAGCTCGTCGGGGTCGAGATGCTCAGCCAGGGTGTCGAGGGTGCGGGCCTCGGCGTGGGTGAGCGTCAGGGTGAAGAAGGTCGTGCAGGTGGGGGGCATCCAGGAGGGGGTGCGCCAGGTGCCCGCACAGTG
Encoded here:
- a CDS encoding MBL fold metallo-hydrolase — protein: MIHTDINTQTASLTLIRTDRGRPEIFWARRRADRAFLGGFFSFFAGSVEPTDAALPTTGAPPNERAPADLHLRTAALRECFEECGALFCATGLLAPGTLARDPAHQLSEHLPAPLDTARLHCAGTWRTPSWMPPTCTTFFTLTLTHAEARTLDTLAEHLDPDELEWGQWITPEQALHAWHHGLALLTTPLTALLAQLASQPGHPTLGPTGHPAPTAEAIEYLGGIVALPLRTATLPPATHTNTYLIGRERFLIVDPGPDDADELARLIALIDARRARGHTPTAILLTHHHPDHVGGARALAERFHLQILAHPRTAEILPALGATHLTHGQRLELGAFGELEAWHTPGHAPGHLALVHAPTRSVFAGDLVASRGTIIVNPPRGHMGDYLRSLHTLLTFNPDIIWPAHGLPIVATRALLTGYIDHRFEREAKVLDALRAHPRATAAELVPGVYPELPPQIWPLAERSLLAHLIHLVEQGLARALDGDRYQAR